Proteins encoded in a region of the Streptomyces sp. PCS3-D2 genome:
- a CDS encoding aldo/keto reductase, protein MNQVPAIKLNNGTSMPQLGFGVWQVPDAEAERAVGTALEAGYRSIDTAAVYGNEQGTGRAVAASGLPRAELFVTTKLWNGPKQTWDRDAVLRAFDDSLARLGLDHVDLYLIHWPRPMRDDFVAIWKAFEEIAASGRAAAVGVSNFRPQDLDRIAAESDLVPAVNQVELHPLHPQAALRAEHAARGIVTEAWSPLGQGKELLALPAVTAIAEAHGRSAAQVVLRWHLQHGNVVIPKSVTPARIRENLDVFGFELDAAEMAALDALGAGAAGRRIGPDPAEFDV, encoded by the coding sequence GTGAACCAGGTCCCGGCCATCAAGCTCAACAACGGCACCTCCATGCCCCAGCTCGGCTTCGGTGTCTGGCAGGTGCCGGACGCGGAGGCGGAGCGCGCCGTGGGGACCGCACTGGAGGCCGGCTACCGCAGCATCGACACGGCCGCCGTCTACGGCAACGAGCAGGGCACGGGCCGGGCCGTCGCCGCTTCCGGGCTGCCGCGCGCGGAACTGTTCGTCACCACGAAGCTGTGGAACGGCCCGAAGCAGACGTGGGACCGCGACGCGGTGCTGCGCGCCTTCGACGACTCCCTCGCCAGGCTGGGCCTCGACCACGTCGACCTGTACCTGATCCACTGGCCGCGCCCGATGCGCGACGACTTCGTCGCCATCTGGAAGGCCTTCGAGGAGATCGCCGCGAGCGGCCGGGCCGCTGCGGTCGGCGTGTCGAACTTCCGCCCACAGGACCTGGACCGGATCGCCGCCGAGAGCGACCTGGTGCCGGCCGTCAACCAGGTCGAGCTGCACCCGCTGCACCCGCAGGCAGCACTGCGCGCCGAGCACGCGGCGCGCGGGATCGTCACCGAGGCCTGGTCCCCACTCGGCCAGGGCAAGGAGCTCCTCGCGCTGCCGGCCGTCACCGCGATCGCCGAGGCGCACGGCCGCAGCGCCGCGCAGGTGGTGCTGCGCTGGCACCTTCAGCACGGGAACGTCGTGATCCCGAAGTCCGTGACCCCCGCCCGCATCCGGGAGAACCTGGACGTCTTCGGCTTCGAGCTGGACGCGGCCGAGATGGCCGCGCTGGACGCCCTGGGGGCGGGCGCGGCGGGCCGCCGGATCGGCCCGGACCCGGCCGAATTCGACGTGTGA
- a CDS encoding RICIN domain-containing protein — protein sequence MLQLEGASRVRVGPDGPPAPAAARRWLIAPVHSGGGIFHVVSADNERRLDVANASTESGARVQVWRANAFGAQEWIVEEHLDAPGAVSLIACISGLPLEADAEGRVRQGGTPTPPHSGGGWSRRERRPGRAVRSVRSSAGGTSAPGAGCPGRAAAPAGPPAPRR from the coding sequence GTGCTCCAGCTGGAGGGCGCCTCACGGGTGCGGGTCGGCCCGGACGGGCCGCCCGCTCCGGCGGCCGCCCGCCGGTGGCTGATCGCGCCCGTGCACAGCGGCGGCGGGATCTTCCACGTGGTGAGCGCGGACAACGAACGGCGCCTGGACGTGGCGAACGCGTCGACGGAGAGCGGCGCCCGCGTGCAGGTGTGGCGGGCCAATGCCTTCGGTGCGCAGGAGTGGATCGTCGAGGAGCACCTGGACGCCCCCGGGGCGGTGTCCTTGATCGCCTGCATCAGCGGCCTGCCGCTGGAGGCGGACGCCGAGGGCCGGGTCCGGCAGGGCGGGACACCGACTCCCCCTCACAGTGGTGGCGGCTGGAGCCGGCGTGAGCGACGGCCCGGCCGGGCCGTCAGATCCGTACGAAGCTCCGCAGGCGGTACGTCGGCTCCGGGCGCGGGGTGTCCTGGTCGGGCAGCAGCTCCAGCCGGGCCGCCAGCTCCGCGGCGGTGA
- a CDS encoding LysR substrate-binding domain-containing protein: MYDPIQLRTFLTVAQTLSFTQAAGRLGVRQSTVSQHVRRLEEATGRPLFLRDTHSVVLTEDGEAMLGFARTILEAHERAAAFFTGTRLRGRLRFGASEDFVLSRLPEILERFRHEHPEVDLELSVELSGTLHERLDAGRLDLVLAKRRGPGDERGRLVWRDRMVWIGAKGLRVDPERPVPLIVFPPPGITRARALEVLERDGRAWRIACTSGSLSGLVAAARAGLGVMAHTRGLIPPGLVRVGGLPELGPVEFALLRGPRASPAAEALAAAVLAGADRLTRTG, from the coding sequence ATGTACGACCCGATCCAGCTGCGGACGTTCCTCACGGTGGCCCAGACGCTGAGCTTCACCCAGGCCGCGGGGCGGCTCGGCGTACGGCAGTCCACGGTCAGCCAGCACGTGCGGCGGCTGGAGGAGGCGACCGGGCGGCCGTTGTTCCTTCGCGACACGCACAGCGTCGTGCTGACGGAGGACGGGGAGGCGATGCTCGGGTTCGCCCGGACGATCCTGGAGGCGCACGAGCGGGCGGCGGCCTTCTTCACGGGAACGCGACTGCGGGGGCGCCTGCGGTTCGGGGCCTCGGAGGACTTCGTGCTGTCGCGGCTTCCGGAGATCCTGGAGCGGTTCCGGCACGAGCACCCCGAGGTGGACCTGGAGCTGTCGGTGGAGCTGTCGGGCACGTTGCACGAACGGCTGGACGCGGGGCGCCTGGACCTGGTGCTGGCGAAGCGGCGGGGCCCGGGGGACGAGCGGGGCCGCCTGGTCTGGCGGGACCGGATGGTGTGGATCGGTGCGAAGGGGCTGCGGGTGGATCCCGAGCGGCCGGTTCCGCTGATCGTGTTCCCGCCGCCGGGCATCACCCGGGCGCGCGCCCTGGAGGTACTCGAACGGGACGGCCGGGCGTGGCGGATCGCGTGTACGAGCGGCAGCCTGAGCGGTCTGGTCGCGGCGGCCCGGGCCGGGCTGGGCGTGATGGCACACACGCGGGGGCTGATCCCGCCGGGCCTGGTGCGGGTCGGCGGGCTGCCCGAGCTCGGGCCGGTGGAGTTCGCGCTGCTGCGCGGGCCGCGCGCGTCACCCGCGGCCGAGGCGCTGGCTGCGGCGGTCCTCGCGGGCGCGGACCGGCTCACCCGCACCGGTTGA
- the fdhD gene encoding formate dehydrogenase accessory sulfurtransferase FdhD, whose protein sequence is MGRVTERRRVVRIRNGSSGVRPDTLVAEEPLEIRLNGRPLAITMRTPGDDFALAVGFLVSEGVLGAASDVQAVTYCEGAAQDGSNTYNVVNVQLAAGVPVPDITLERNVYTTSSCGLCGKASLDAVRTASRFPAVAADPVRVPAEVLTGLPDRLRAAQKVFDRTGGLHAAGLFTAQGELLDLREDVGRHNAVDKIVGRALQAGRLPLAGAVLLVSGRASFELAQKAVMAGIPVLAAVSAPSSLAVDLALESGTTLVGFLRGPDMNIYAGEERITL, encoded by the coding sequence ATGGGACGGGTCACCGAACGCCGTCGCGTCGTACGGATCCGGAACGGCAGTTCGGGTGTCCGCCCGGACACACTGGTGGCAGAGGAGCCACTGGAGATACGACTCAACGGCAGGCCGCTGGCCATCACGATGCGCACCCCGGGGGACGACTTCGCGCTGGCGGTGGGTTTCCTGGTGAGCGAGGGGGTGCTCGGCGCGGCCTCCGACGTCCAGGCTGTCACCTACTGCGAGGGGGCGGCGCAGGACGGGTCGAACACCTACAACGTGGTCAACGTGCAACTGGCCGCAGGTGTCCCGGTGCCGGACATCACGCTGGAGCGGAACGTCTACACCACCTCGTCGTGCGGACTGTGCGGGAAGGCCAGCCTGGACGCGGTGCGGACGGCGAGCCGTTTTCCGGCGGTCGCCGCCGATCCGGTACGGGTGCCCGCAGAGGTCCTCACCGGGCTCCCGGACCGGCTCCGCGCGGCCCAGAAGGTCTTCGACCGTACCGGCGGCCTGCACGCGGCGGGGCTGTTCACGGCGCAGGGCGAACTGCTCGACCTGCGCGAGGACGTGGGGCGGCACAACGCGGTGGACAAGATCGTCGGCCGGGCGCTCCAGGCGGGACGGCTCCCGCTGGCGGGGGCGGTCCTGCTGGTGTCGGGCCGGGCCTCCTTCGAGCTCGCGCAGAAGGCCGTGATGGCGGGGATCCCGGTACTGGCGGCGGTTTCCGCGCCGTCCTCGCTGGCGGTGGACCTGGCGCTGGAGTCGGGCACGACCCTGGTCGGCTTCCTGCGGGGCCCGGACATGAACATCTACGCGGGCGAGGAGCGGATCACCCTGTAG
- a CDS encoding class I SAM-dependent methyltransferase — MLDYDAEAEFYDASRGGTPRAAAAAAAVLSLLPADAGTLLDLGCGTGIVTTRLTRPGLRVLGADASRGMAAAALRRGVPVALADAVRLPVRSGALDAVSAVWLLHLLREPGLVPAVIAEAARVLRPGGVLVATVDKDSAHDVGSDIDAVFAAHLTPTPSDASGEVEAHAARAGLRPGGEARFTGHGQGRTPHGSAQALLAGRYASRIVPRGITAAELAARLELLPDQDTPRPEPTYRLRSFVRI; from the coding sequence CTGCTCGACTACGACGCCGAGGCCGAGTTCTACGACGCCTCCCGCGGCGGCACCCCCCGAGCGGCGGCCGCCGCGGCGGCCGTCCTCAGTCTGCTCCCGGCCGACGCGGGCACCCTCCTCGACCTCGGCTGTGGCACGGGCATCGTCACCACCCGCCTCACGCGCCCCGGACTGCGCGTCCTGGGCGCTGACGCCTCCCGCGGCATGGCCGCCGCCGCGCTGCGCCGCGGTGTCCCCGTGGCCCTCGCCGACGCCGTCCGGCTTCCCGTGCGCTCGGGCGCGCTGGACGCGGTGAGCGCCGTGTGGCTGCTGCACCTGCTGCGGGAACCCGGGCTGGTGCCCGCGGTGATCGCCGAGGCGGCCAGGGTGCTGCGGCCCGGTGGGGTCCTCGTCGCCACCGTGGACAAGGACTCCGCCCACGACGTCGGCAGCGACATCGACGCCGTGTTCGCCGCACACCTGACCCCGACCCCCTCGGACGCCTCCGGCGAGGTCGAGGCCCACGCGGCCCGTGCGGGGCTGCGCCCCGGCGGTGAGGCCCGCTTCACCGGCCACGGCCAGGGCCGCACCCCGCACGGCTCCGCGCAGGCCCTGCTCGCGGGGCGGTACGCGTCACGCATCGTGCCGCGCGGCATCACCGCCGCGGAGCTGGCGGCCCGGCTGGAGCTGCTGCCCGACCAGGACACCCCGCGCCCGGAGCCGACGTACCGCCTGCGGAGCTTCGTACGGATCTGA
- a CDS encoding FAD-dependent oxidoreductase has protein sequence MVGTGSSRRRFIAGAAGAALSAQAVPAAAAPVAAPAAAPLPGGRQVAVLGGGVAGLTAAHELAERGYAVTVYERRALGGKARSMDVPGSARGGRRPLPAEHGFRFIPGIYHNLPDTLRRIPFPGNANGVWDNLVAPPEMMFARSGGREDLRGPIPWPGHSPAALAPQEVRRALSGLLQTAVRLPPHETAYFVDRVLVFLTSCDERRTEVWENTPWWEFTRAARMSYEYQRILAVGVTRNIVATKAEEASTRTVGTLGEAFVFNLLGRGADGPPDRILNLPTNEAWIDPWEAHLRSLGVEFRIGWTVREVRCDDGRVSGVAVEGPDGVRRVVTADHYVSALPVEHARRTWSTALRAADPMLGRCDKLRTDWMTGIQFYLTERAPLVHGHLNCIDSPWSLTAIQQAEHWPSRDFPADYGDGTAVDCLSVDISEWDKPGILYGKTAKQCTREEVAREVWAQLKASLGDTGRSPLSDAKLHSWFLDPGVDGLGTPNPTNEDELLIHPVGTLGNRPSAGTRVPNFFLSGDYVAVDIDLATMEGANASARAAVNSLLDRDGSTARRCTVRPLYRAPELESAKRHDLWRHRLGLRNVFDVG, from the coding sequence ATGGTCGGCACCGGAAGTTCCAGGCGCAGGTTCATCGCGGGCGCGGCCGGCGCGGCCCTGTCGGCCCAGGCCGTGCCGGCCGCGGCGGCTCCGGTGGCCGCCCCGGCGGCGGCGCCCTTGCCGGGCGGCCGGCAGGTGGCCGTCCTCGGCGGCGGGGTGGCGGGCCTGACCGCGGCGCACGAGCTCGCCGAGCGCGGTTACGCCGTCACCGTCTACGAGCGCCGGGCGCTCGGCGGCAAGGCCCGCAGCATGGACGTGCCGGGCAGCGCCCGCGGGGGACGCAGGCCGCTGCCCGCGGAACACGGCTTCCGCTTCATCCCGGGCATCTACCACAACCTGCCCGACACCCTGCGCCGCATCCCCTTCCCCGGCAACGCGAACGGCGTCTGGGACAACCTGGTGGCCCCGCCGGAGATGATGTTCGCCCGCTCCGGGGGGCGCGAGGACCTACGCGGCCCCATCCCCTGGCCGGGCCACTCCCCCGCCGCCCTCGCGCCGCAGGAGGTGCGGCGCGCCCTCTCCGGCCTCCTGCAGACCGCGGTCCGGCTGCCGCCGCACGAGACGGCGTACTTCGTCGACCGGGTGCTGGTCTTCCTCACCAGCTGCGACGAGCGGCGCACCGAGGTCTGGGAGAACACCCCGTGGTGGGAGTTCACCCGGGCGGCACGGATGTCGTACGAGTACCAGCGCATCCTGGCGGTCGGCGTCACCCGCAACATCGTGGCGACCAAGGCGGAGGAGGCCTCCACCCGCACCGTCGGCACTCTCGGCGAGGCGTTCGTCTTCAACCTGCTGGGCCGCGGGGCGGACGGCCCGCCCGACCGGATCCTCAACCTGCCGACGAACGAGGCGTGGATCGACCCGTGGGAGGCCCATCTGCGCTCCCTCGGCGTGGAGTTCAGGATCGGATGGACGGTGCGGGAAGTGAGGTGCGACGACGGCCGGGTGAGCGGGGTCGCGGTCGAGGGCCCGGACGGCGTGCGGCGTGTCGTGACCGCCGACCACTACGTGAGCGCACTGCCCGTCGAGCACGCGCGGCGCACCTGGAGCACGGCGTTGCGGGCCGCCGATCCGATGCTGGGGCGCTGCGACAAGCTCCGGACCGATTGGATGACCGGCATCCAGTTCTACCTCACGGAGCGGGCGCCGCTGGTACACGGCCACCTCAACTGCATCGATTCCCCGTGGTCGCTGACGGCGATCCAGCAGGCGGAGCACTGGCCGTCGCGGGACTTCCCCGCCGACTACGGCGACGGGACGGCGGTCGACTGCCTGTCGGTGGACATCTCGGAGTGGGACAAGCCGGGGATCCTGTACGGGAAGACGGCCAAGCAGTGCACCCGCGAGGAGGTGGCCCGCGAGGTGTGGGCACAGCTGAAGGCCTCCCTGGGCGACACCGGCAGGAGCCCGCTGTCCGACGCGAAGCTGCACTCGTGGTTCCTGGATCCCGGCGTGGACGGGCTCGGCACCCCGAACCCCACCAACGAGGACGAACTGCTGATCCACCCGGTCGGCACCCTCGGCAACCGGCCGAGCGCGGGTACCCGGGTACCGAACTTCTTCCTCAGTGGGGACTACGTCGCGGTCGACATCGACCTCGCGACGATGGAGGGCGCCAATGCCTCCGCCCGCGCGGCCGTCAACAGCCTGCTGGACCGGGACGGTTCGACCGCGCGGCGGTGCACCGTCCGGCCGCTGTACCGGGCGCCGGAGTTGGAGTCCGCCAAACGGCACGACCTGTGGCGCCACCGCCTCGGCCTGCGCAACGTCTTCGATGTCGGCTGA
- a CDS encoding bile acid:sodium symporter family protein, with protein MRRPHLPARIPLDPYVLALLATVGLAVLLPARGAAAPAADAAATAAVALLFFLYGARLSTREALEGLRHWRLHLTVLACTFLLFPVLGLALRALTPGLLPPALQSGLLFLCLVPSTVQSSIAFTSIARGNVPAAICAGSFSSLAGIVLTPLLAAVLLGGRTGGFSPDSLLKITLQLLLPFLLGQALRRWVGGFLTRHRKALGYADRGSILLVVYAAFSAGVAAGVWQQVSPLRLGVLMLLEAVLLTVMLLATWYGAARLGFGREDRIAVQFAGSKKSLAAGLPMASVLFGAQAGLAVLPLMLFHQMQLMVCAVLARRRAQDPRPALPADHVAEVSRAA; from the coding sequence ATGCGCCGCCCGCACCTCCCCGCCCGGATCCCCCTGGACCCGTACGTCCTGGCCCTGCTCGCCACCGTCGGCCTCGCCGTCCTGCTCCCCGCCCGCGGCGCGGCCGCCCCGGCCGCCGACGCCGCCGCCACCGCCGCCGTCGCCCTCCTCTTCTTCCTCTACGGCGCCCGGCTCTCCACCCGTGAGGCACTTGAGGGGCTGCGGCACTGGCGGCTCCATCTCACGGTGCTGGCCTGCACCTTCCTGCTGTTCCCCGTCCTCGGCCTGGCCCTGCGCGCGCTCACCCCGGGCCTGCTCCCGCCGGCCCTCCAGAGCGGCCTGCTCTTCCTCTGCCTGGTCCCCTCGACCGTCCAGTCCTCCATCGCCTTCACCTCGATCGCCCGCGGCAACGTCCCCGCCGCGATCTGCGCCGGCTCCTTCTCCAGCCTGGCCGGCATCGTGCTGACCCCGCTGCTCGCCGCCGTCCTGCTCGGCGGTCGCACGGGCGGCTTCTCTCCCGACTCCCTCCTCAAGATCACCCTTCAGCTCCTGCTGCCCTTCCTGCTGGGACAGGCCCTGCGCCGCTGGGTCGGCGGCTTCCTCACCCGCCACAGGAAGGCGCTGGGATACGCCGACCGCGGTTCGATCCTGCTCGTCGTCTACGCCGCCTTCAGCGCGGGCGTGGCGGCCGGCGTCTGGCAGCAGGTGAGCCCCCTGCGCCTGGGCGTGCTGATGCTCCTGGAGGCCGTACTGCTCACGGTCATGCTGCTGGCCACCTGGTACGGCGCGGCACGTCTCGGCTTCGGCCGCGAGGACCGCATCGCCGTCCAGTTCGCCGGGTCGAAGAAGAGCCTGGCCGCCGGACTGCCCATGGCCAGCGTGCTGTTCGGGGCCCAGGCCGGCCTCGCCGTGCTCCCGCTGATGCTCTTCCACCAGATGCAGTTGATGGTCTGTGCGGTCCTCGCCCGGCGCCGCGCCCAGGATCCGCGGCCCGCGCTCCCCGCCGACCATGTGGCGGAGGTCTCGCGCGCGGCTTGA
- a CDS encoding 4a-hydroxytetrahydrobiopterin dehydratase: protein MPSEPLSQKEIEDRLRELPGWAFENDRIIRTYRLGTHFAASALVAHIASVQEELNHHSDLTLGYNTVRLSVNSHDAGGVVTETDFALAERVESLAPAHGAS, encoded by the coding sequence ATGCCGAGTGAACCGCTGTCGCAGAAGGAGATCGAGGACCGGCTGAGGGAACTCCCCGGCTGGGCCTTCGAGAACGACCGGATCATCCGAACCTACCGACTGGGCACGCACTTCGCGGCGAGCGCCTTGGTCGCCCACATCGCCTCCGTGCAGGAGGAGTTGAACCACCACTCCGACCTGACGCTCGGATACAACACCGTGCGGCTCTCCGTGAACAGCCACGACGCCGGAGGCGTGGTGACCGAGACCGACTTCGCCCTCGCCGAGCGCGTCGAGTCCCTCGCCCCGGCCCACGGCGCGAGCTGA
- a CDS encoding long-chain fatty acid--CoA ligase translates to MREITVPPIVTSTPVGGLADIVFQHAREEPDRVVMGRKTEGIWRDVTSGELAAEVLALARGLLAQGVRFGDRVALMSRTRYEFTLFDFALWAIGAQPVPVYPTSSTEQVRWILHDTDCTACVVENEDQAMTVGSVIDRLPHLRRLWQLDAGAVDALVADGRSVAEDVVHRHRGAVTPDATATVIYTSGTTGRPKGCVLTHANFAYETDTLVARWESVFRGRQGEPPSTLLFLPLAHVFGRMVEVAAVRARVKLGHQPLLAAAELMPDLAAFRPTFVLGVPYVFEKVFAAARRTAEAEGRTGPFDRAVETAVRYAEARERKAFGTGPGPSAALRMEHRLFEKLVYAKVREGMGGRVRYAMSGGSAMSRRLGLFFDGAGIRVFEGYGLTESCAAATANPPEATKYGTVGRPIPGSTVYIADDGEVWLHGGHVFSGYLGDPRATDEVLRGGWLATGDLGRLDEDGYLTITGRKKDILVTSNGKSVAPAALEERVRSHPLVAQCVLVGNDRPYIAALLTLDMEGIAHWLSMRGRPQMPAADLVSDPELAAEVRRAVVAANTLVSQAEAIRTFRVLAEQFTEERGLLTPSLKLKRRAIEKAYEKEVDALYRT, encoded by the coding sequence TTGCGCGAGATCACCGTCCCACCGATCGTCACGAGCACGCCCGTCGGCGGGCTGGCCGACATCGTCTTCCAGCACGCCCGGGAGGAGCCCGACCGGGTGGTCATGGGCCGGAAGACCGAGGGAATCTGGCGGGACGTGACCTCCGGCGAGCTGGCCGCCGAGGTGCTGGCGCTCGCCAGGGGGCTGCTGGCCCAGGGGGTGCGTTTCGGGGACCGGGTGGCGCTCATGTCCCGGACCCGCTACGAGTTCACGCTCTTCGACTTCGCCCTGTGGGCGATCGGTGCCCAGCCCGTCCCCGTCTACCCGACGTCCTCCACCGAGCAGGTGCGCTGGATCCTCCACGACACCGACTGCACGGCCTGTGTGGTGGAGAACGAGGACCAGGCCATGACGGTGGGGTCGGTCATCGACCGGCTCCCCCACCTCAGGCGGCTGTGGCAGCTGGATGCCGGGGCGGTGGACGCGCTCGTCGCCGACGGCCGCTCGGTCGCCGAGGACGTCGTGCACCGCCACCGCGGCGCGGTGACGCCCGACGCGACGGCCACCGTGATCTACACCTCGGGAACCACCGGCCGCCCCAAGGGATGTGTGCTCACGCACGCGAACTTCGCGTACGAGACCGACACCCTGGTGGCCCGTTGGGAGTCGGTGTTCCGGGGCAGGCAGGGCGAACCGCCGTCGACCCTGCTCTTCCTGCCGCTGGCCCATGTCTTCGGGCGGATGGTGGAGGTGGCGGCCGTCCGGGCGCGGGTCAAGCTCGGGCACCAGCCGCTGCTGGCGGCGGCCGAGCTGATGCCGGACCTCGCGGCGTTCCGGCCGACGTTCGTGCTCGGCGTCCCGTACGTCTTCGAGAAGGTCTTCGCGGCAGCCCGCCGCACGGCGGAGGCGGAGGGGCGCACGGGGCCCTTCGACCGGGCCGTGGAGACGGCCGTACGGTACGCGGAAGCGCGCGAACGGAAGGCATTCGGCACCGGGCCGGGCCCCTCGGCCGCGCTGCGCATGGAGCACCGGCTCTTCGAAAAGCTCGTCTACGCGAAGGTCCGCGAAGGGATGGGCGGACGGGTGCGGTACGCGATGTCGGGCGGGTCGGCGATGTCACGCCGCCTCGGGCTGTTCTTCGACGGCGCCGGGATCAGGGTGTTCGAGGGGTACGGGCTGACCGAGTCCTGCGCGGCCGCCACGGCGAACCCACCGGAGGCGACGAAGTACGGGACGGTCGGCCGGCCGATCCCGGGCAGCACGGTGTACATCGCGGACGACGGGGAGGTCTGGCTGCACGGCGGGCATGTCTTCTCCGGCTACCTGGGCGACCCGCGTGCGACGGATGAGGTGCTGCGGGGCGGCTGGCTGGCGACCGGGGACCTGGGACGGCTGGACGAGGACGGCTACCTGACCATCACCGGCCGCAAGAAGGACATCCTGGTGACGTCCAACGGCAAGAGCGTCGCTCCGGCGGCGCTGGAGGAACGGGTCCGCTCGCATCCGCTGGTGGCGCAGTGCGTGCTGGTCGGCAACGACCGGCCGTACATCGCGGCGCTGCTCACCTTGGACATGGAGGGGATAGCGCACTGGCTGTCGATGCGCGGCAGACCGCAGATGCCGGCCGCGGACCTGGTGAGCGACCCTGAGCTGGCGGCGGAGGTGCGCCGGGCGGTGGTGGCCGCCAACACCCTGGTCTCGCAGGCGGAGGCGATCCGCACCTTCAGGGTGCTCGCCGAGCAGTTCACCGAGGAGCGGGGGCTGTTGACCCCTTCGCTCAAGCTCAAGCGGCGGGCGATCGAGAAGGCGTACGAGAAGGAGGTCGACGCGCTCTACCGAACGTGA
- a CDS encoding helix-turn-helix domain-containing protein, with translation MTTSTSSVGALLRTWRVRRGLSQLELAGRADSSSRHISFIETGRSRPSEEMVLRLADHLDVPMRERNSLLLAAGYAPRFAQTALDDPSMETLREGIERLLTGYEPCPALVVNATYEVVAANRGIMMLLDGLPDHLLTPPLNAMRITLHPEGLAPRIRNLRQWRGHLLAQMERQIALVRSEPLRALYEEVRSYPVVERPGDGEPEAPVAPIALPLVIEHDGHLLSFVSSIATFNTPMDVTVAELAIETMLPADPATVKYLRSLGD, from the coding sequence ATGACCACCTCGACGTCCTCGGTCGGCGCCCTGCTGCGCACCTGGCGGGTGCGGCGCGGCCTCAGCCAGCTGGAGCTGGCGGGGCGCGCCGACTCCTCGTCCCGGCACATCAGCTTCATCGAGACGGGCCGCTCCCGGCCGAGCGAGGAGATGGTGCTGCGACTCGCCGACCACCTCGACGTCCCGATGCGTGAGCGCAACTCCCTGCTGCTCGCCGCGGGGTACGCCCCGCGCTTCGCGCAGACCGCGCTGGACGACCCGTCGATGGAAACCCTGCGCGAGGGCATCGAGCGGCTGCTCACCGGATACGAGCCCTGTCCGGCGCTGGTCGTGAACGCCACGTACGAGGTCGTCGCCGCCAACCGGGGCATCATGATGCTGCTGGACGGTCTGCCGGACCACCTGCTGACGCCGCCGCTGAACGCGATGCGGATCACCCTGCACCCCGAGGGACTGGCCCCGCGGATCCGCAACCTCAGGCAGTGGCGCGGGCACCTGCTCGCCCAAATGGAGCGCCAGATCGCACTCGTCCGCTCCGAGCCGTTGCGCGCGCTGTACGAGGAGGTCCGCTCCTATCCGGTGGTCGAACGCCCCGGCGACGGCGAACCGGAGGCGCCGGTTGCGCCCATCGCGCTCCCATTGGTCATCGAGCACGACGGCCACCTGCTGTCCTTCGTGTCGTCCATCGCGACCTTCAACACGCCGATGGACGTGACCGTCGCCGAGCTCGCCATCGAGACGATGCTCCCGGCCGACCCGGCGACGGTGAAGTACCTGCGCTCACTCGGCGACTGA